The Chryseolinea soli nucleotide sequence CCCCTCTTCACTCTCCACCCAGATCTGGCCACCGTTCTTCTCCACGAATTCCCGGCAAAGGATCAACCCCAGCCCGGTCCCCTTTTCATCGGCCGTTCCCTTGGTAGAGTGCTTGGCTTCGATGCGGAACAGTTTTTTCATCACCTCGGGGCTCATGCCCACGCCGTTGTCGGCTATGGCAATGATCACCCGGCCGTTTTGCCGCCGCAGGCGGGTGGTGATCTGGCCGCCTTCGCCCGTGAACTTGATGGCATTGGAAATGAGGTTGCGCACCACGGTGTTGATGGAATTCTTATGCGCCCGCACCATCCAGGCTCCTTCACCGGCGTTGTTCAAGGTGATCTTTTTCTGTTGCGCCTGGGCCTTCAACAGCGCGCGATTCTCTTCCACCACGGCATTCAGGTCAAACACCTCCGGCTTGAACTCGATGTTGCCCGTTTGCGACCGCGACCATTCTAACAGATTTTCCAACAAGGCAAACAAGTTCTTCACCGACTTGTCGAGGTCTTTCGCCAGCATTTGTATTTCTTCTTTGCTGAGGCTGTCGGTGTGATGCAGCAGCAGGCCCGAGAAAGACGTCAGCGAATTCAAAGGCCCTTTCAGGTCGTGGCTGATGATGGAGAAGAATTTGTCTTTCGTGGCGTTGAGTTCCTGGAGCTTGAGGTTTTGTTCGTTCACCGTGGCATGGGCAGCTTCCAATATCTTGTTGGATCGCCGCTTTACCAAATACAGGTACAGCACGAGTGCGGCTACCACCACCGTTAGCCCGACCAGCAGGAACAAAAAATTCTGCAGTTTCTTTTGGGTCCGTAACTCTTTCTCGCGCTGGAGCCGGAGCGTTTGCAGGTGGCCGATCTGCGATTCCTTTTTTTCGATCTCGTAACGGTTCTGGGTTTCCAACAACTGGTGCTCGTTCTTGTCGTTGTTCATAAACTCCTGGAGCAGTTGCTGCTGGTCTTTGAACTCCCAGGCCTTCTTGTAGTCGCCAAGCTCTTTGAAGGAAGCGCTGAGGTATTCGTAGCTTTTCAAAGTTTGGGATTGATCCTGGACTTCGCGGGCGGCATCCAATGCCAGTTGCAAGTTGGCCACGGCACGGGCATAATTCTTTTGTTGGTAATACAAGGCACCGATGTTGTTGTACGAATCGGCGATCCCCTTTCTATCCTTCAACGCTTGCCGTACCTCCAGCGAAGCCACGTGGTTGGCCAGGGCTTTGTCGTTGTTCTTCATGAGGCGGTAAAGCTCTCCGATGTCGTTCAGCGAAAGCGCTTCACCGGCCTTGTCGCGGACGGAGCGGCTGAGGGCCAGCGCCCGTTTGTGCGTGGCCAGGGCTTCGTCATAGTTTCCTTCTTGTGTTTGCAAGTGCGCGATGTTGAATAGCGCCGCGGCTTCGGTGCGCGGATCATTGATCTCGTCTTTGAACGCCAACACTTCTTCGTAGTTGCGGAGGGCCGCCTCACGTTCACCCTGCACGGCACGGACCTGCCCCAGTTGATTCAGGATCGTCACATGCACGAGCGTGTTGCGCAGCGTACGATTTATCACCAGCGCATTCTCCAGGGACTCTTCGCTTTTGTTGTAGTCGC carries:
- a CDS encoding tetratricopeptide repeat protein — translated: MYQGLKFFLGVYVLLLTVPLAAQPAKDPDLVWYESFFQGKKAPVDKALAKQQAALKNAVSKNDKAAEAAVLKEIGMLHLTGTENREQAMDYFIRALAIEDSLALNSKQVFTYMAIARVFSDIGDYNKSEESLENALVINRTLRNTLVHVTILNQLGQVRAVQGEREAALRNYEEVLAFKDEINDPRTEAAALFNIAHLQTQEGNYDEALATHKRALALSRSVRDKAGEALSLNDIGELYRLMKNNDKALANHVASLEVRQALKDRKGIADSYNNIGALYYQQKNYARAVANLQLALDAAREVQDQSQTLKSYEYLSASFKELGDYKKAWEFKDQQQLLQEFMNNDKNEHQLLETQNRYEIEKKESQIGHLQTLRLQREKELRTQKKLQNFLFLLVGLTVVVAALVLYLYLVKRRSNKILEAAHATVNEQNLKLQELNATKDKFFSIISHDLKGPLNSLTSFSGLLLHHTDSLSKEEIQMLAKDLDKSVKNLFALLENLLEWSRSQTGNIEFKPEVFDLNAVVEENRALLKAQAQQKKITLNNAGEGAWMVRAHKNSINTVVRNLISNAIKFTGEGGQITTRLRRQNGRVIIAIADNGVGMSPEVMKKLFRIEAKHSTKGTADEKGTGLGLILCREFVEKNGGQIWVESEEGRGSVFSFSVPPEGAF